In Planktothrix serta PCC 8927, a single window of DNA contains:
- a CDS encoding ADP-ribosylglycohydrolase family protein: MLLNNKLLNYKFLSDRIAGSLLAAAAGDAMGWMTEFIRSPDDLKRKMKVDRVTEYQSWSKQVGGRFQGYEDYIEAGDYSDDTQLTICTAACISPNGCFDYRSFCDLEYPLWLEYARGAGGTVKEAAQKIQRKSADWNSNFFSRKMKEGTMDYRDGGANGAAMRISPHVLANAGRWTQAEADIWRNSIISHGHPRAIIGAILYGYALYTVLQESDPIKGEEFIETLGNWVKELEIPQISGLKIWLSEWNKGRLETFDQVFANTKQEAIEQLRLVWKALRDKEKPESVLRQLGCFDYKTKGSGLGTAIAGIYLFAYQPEATSDNIIIAANMIGSDTDSIAAFVGGLGGAAFGLNAIPEKWRSQVQDNAFLIRLGEHLASIAVGEPDSLKIRSGTLGIKLGKPLSRKIAEPDLRVVHRRLGTGVITTIDQQSLLSKDQTATIVQIKFDSGQSCKFAFRKDTPSENLFTV, translated from the coding sequence ATGTTGCTAAACAATAAGCTGTTGAATTACAAATTTCTATCAGATCGCATAGCTGGATCTTTACTTGCTGCTGCGGCTGGTGATGCAATGGGATGGATGACTGAATTTATTAGATCACCAGATGATCTCAAACGCAAAATGAAAGTTGATCGGGTTACTGAATATCAGTCTTGGAGTAAACAAGTCGGTGGACGTTTTCAAGGATATGAAGATTATATTGAAGCCGGAGACTATTCGGATGATACGCAGTTAACAATTTGCACAGCTGCTTGTATTTCACCTAATGGGTGCTTTGACTATCGTAGTTTTTGCGATCTGGAATATCCTCTGTGGTTAGAGTATGCGCGGGGTGCAGGTGGCACTGTTAAAGAAGCGGCACAAAAAATACAGCGTAAATCAGCAGATTGGAATAGTAACTTTTTCAGCCGAAAAATGAAAGAGGGAACAATGGACTACCGCGATGGGGGTGCGAATGGAGCAGCGATGCGGATATCGCCTCATGTTTTAGCCAATGCGGGACGTTGGACGCAGGCTGAGGCTGACATTTGGCGTAACTCAATTATTAGTCATGGACATCCGAGAGCGATCATCGGCGCGATCCTATATGGTTATGCGTTATACACCGTTTTACAGGAGTCTGATCCTATCAAGGGTGAAGAATTTATTGAAACTCTGGGTAACTGGGTCAAAGAGTTAGAAATTCCACAAATCTCTGGCTTAAAAATTTGGTTATCAGAATGGAATAAGGGAAGATTAGAGACTTTTGATCAGGTTTTTGCTAACACCAAGCAAGAGGCTATTGAACAGTTACGTCTTGTTTGGAAAGCATTACGAGACAAAGAAAAACCAGAAAGTGTATTGAGACAATTAGGCTGTTTTGATTATAAAACAAAAGGTTCTGGACTTGGAACTGCGATCGCGGGAATTTATTTATTTGCCTATCAACCCGAAGCTACTTCAGACAATATTATTATCGCTGCTAACATGATTGGAAGTGATACAGATTCTATTGCTGCTTTTGTTGGTGGTTTAGGCGGTGCAGCTTTTGGGTTAAATGCAATTCCTGAAAAATGGCGATCGCAAGTTCAAGACAATGCTTTTTTAATCCGTCTTGGTGAACACTTAGCCAGTATTGCAGTTGGTGAACCTGACTCTCTAAAAATCCGTTCTGGAACACTTGGAATCAAGTTAGGAAAACCACTTTCGCGTAAAATAGCAGAACCTGATCTGCGAGTAGTTCATCGTCGTCTTGGGACTGGAGTTATTACTACCATAGATCAACAATCTCTATTGAGTAAAGATCAAACAGCAACTATTGTTCAGATTAAGTTTGATTCAGGACAAAGCTGCAAATTTGCATTTCGTAAAGATACACCAAGCGAAAATTTATTTACTGTCTAG
- a CDS encoding monovalent cation/H(+) antiporter subunit G — translation MIDILSYGLMAVGLVFWFWGTLPLLGLRSVLFKLHTLTVADTLGSMLIVLGLLVKIPKEWPLLVLALISLMLWNTMLGYVLAYCSSNEEES, via the coding sequence ATGATTGACATATTGAGTTATGGGTTGATGGCTGTCGGTCTAGTGTTCTGGTTTTGGGGAACCTTACCATTGTTGGGTTTGCGATCAGTTTTATTCAAATTGCATACCCTGACTGTCGCCGATACTCTGGGATCAATGCTGATTGTTTTGGGGTTGCTAGTGAAAATTCCCAAAGAATGGCCGTTGCTGGTTTTAGCCCTGATTTCTCTGATGTTGTGGAATACAATGCTGGGTTATGTGTTAGCTTACTGTTCTAGTAATGAGGAGGAATCATGA
- a CDS encoding DarT ssDNA thymidine ADP-ribosyltransferase family protein — protein MSTIAPDTTKLVEIGIVKWFDKSDQDLDYRILTLEDERRWKLHHQEIKCSESELKRGRFIRFEIQDNKIKNLNLLREVGIMDWYQKDKGFGCALLQRDDLLTFFEKQTKGKAEVFVHINQISCSNEDLKEGVAVVFDIKKNFSRDNQLRDNATHLTLLTQETNPEIIEACALSQDVKLWYPVFKLYLNSFNADQLKVYFCLQKLNTLTKSSTGIRGCTLSQQSFADEIPDNILIASQELINYISLQKLINLVINAENNNSDILWNELINRLQNLPETDLHWKTIPEDIVSNERIWSLLPNQNRIKILVSKLSNSSNPEKLISEIGGILNNSSQTDHSELLCLIPENLKKYPTIFELLSDSEKVKLLFLSLDPLISSLSEQQQKTIVNDIRHKISSKFIKFLSFLKDAKKTILLDIPPVEISEELDQELFDDGNITSKNRVDSISNNLYNPLPTFQDELEITNDKIPIIETVEQRLDGSDAAQIRAFVALRKISCLCHFTTIENLKGICSQGGLLSNTKLQERNQHYKQIDSGRWDGQHNHICCSINGYNSMYHYHARQNHRTDCWVLLAIKPDYLWKQNTLFCQMNAASRRGAYIKTRFEGLESMFVPEVRDIGGRLWTRGNLPDCRPTCLQAEVLVYESISLADILLIWVNEDPGNVQKVIDAGWTGEIKIWKGVFKS, from the coding sequence ATGTCTACTATTGCCCCAGATACGACAAAGCTTGTAGAAATAGGTATAGTTAAATGGTTCGATAAATCAGATCAAGATTTAGATTACAGAATACTTACATTAGAAGATGAACGTAGATGGAAGTTACACCATCAAGAAATTAAATGTTCAGAATCTGAACTTAAAAGAGGAAGATTTATTCGCTTTGAAATTCAAGATAATAAAATCAAAAATTTAAACTTGTTGAGAGAGGTAGGTATAATGGATTGGTATCAAAAAGACAAGGGTTTTGGATGTGCTCTTTTGCAAAGAGATGATTTGTTAACCTTTTTTGAAAAACAGACAAAAGGAAAGGCAGAAGTTTTTGTACATATTAATCAAATTTCGTGTTCCAATGAAGATTTAAAAGAAGGAGTTGCTGTTGTTTTCGATATCAAAAAAAATTTTAGTAGAGATAATCAATTAAGGGATAATGCAACTCATTTAACTCTACTAACTCAAGAAACTAATCCAGAGATTATTGAAGCTTGTGCACTTAGTCAAGATGTAAAACTTTGGTATCCTGTATTTAAACTTTACCTCAACAGCTTTAACGCAGATCAACTTAAGGTTTATTTTTGTTTGCAAAAACTTAATACTCTCACTAAGTCTTCTACTGGAATCAGAGGATGTACTCTATCACAACAAAGTTTTGCGGATGAGATTCCAGACAATATCTTAATAGCTAGTCAAGAATTAATTAATTACATCAGTCTTCAAAAATTAATTAACTTAGTCATAAACGCTGAAAATAACAACTCAGATATTTTATGGAATGAGCTAATAAACCGTTTACAAAATCTCCCTGAAACCGATCTTCATTGGAAGACTATTCCAGAAGATATTGTATCTAATGAGCGAATTTGGTCTTTACTCCCCAACCAGAACCGTATAAAAATTTTAGTTTCTAAACTCAGTAATTCATCAAATCCAGAAAAACTTATTAGTGAAATCGGTGGAATATTGAATAATTCTTCTCAAACTGATCATTCAGAACTATTATGCTTAATTCCAGAAAACCTTAAAAAGTACCCAACGATTTTTGAACTTCTTTCCGATTCAGAGAAAGTAAAATTATTATTTTTGAGTTTAGACCCCTTAATTTCAAGTTTATCTGAACAGCAACAAAAAACTATAGTTAATGATATCCGTCATAAAATTTCATCAAAATTTATAAAATTCTTATCGTTTTTAAAGGATGCTAAAAAGACTATATTACTTGATATTCCTCCCGTTGAGATATCTGAGGAGCTTGACCAAGAGTTATTCGATGATGGCAATATAACAAGCAAAAATCGTGTTGATTCTATATCTAATAACTTATATAATCCCCTTCCCACGTTTCAAGATGAATTGGAAATAACAAATGATAAGATTCCTATAATTGAGACTGTGGAACAACGATTAGATGGTTCTGATGCTGCTCAGATTCGTGCATTTGTGGCTCTAAGAAAAATTTCGTGTTTATGTCACTTTACTACAATTGAAAATTTAAAAGGGATTTGTTCACAAGGAGGTTTATTATCAAACACTAAACTTCAAGAACGAAATCAGCATTATAAACAAATTGATTCAGGACGGTGGGATGGACAACATAATCACATTTGCTGTAGCATAAATGGTTATAACAGTATGTATCACTACCATGCTAGACAAAACCATAGAACTGATTGTTGGGTATTGTTAGCAATAAAACCTGATTACCTATGGAAACAAAATACTCTTTTCTGCCAAATGAATGCAGCATCAAGACGTGGTGCTTATATCAAAACACGTTTTGAAGGACTGGAGAGTATGTTTGTTCCTGAAGTAAGAGATATAGGAGGGAGATTATGGACTAGAGGTAATTTACCTGATTGTCGCCCAACCTGTCTTCAAGCGGAGGTATTGGTGTATGAAAGCATCTCATTAGCTGATATTCTATTAATTTGGGTTAATGAAGATCCTGGCAATGTTCAAAAAGTTATAGATGCAGGGTGGACAGGAGAAATTAAGATCTGGAAAGGTGTTTTTAAAAGTTAA
- a CDS encoding Na(+)/H(+) antiporter subunit B: protein MKWVYILAVIAIYIKFLVMPNPEGDLPSLSIVESIIKDSRIPNAVTAIILRNRLYDTIFEVIVFTISIMGVYYLLANEKPYAKVHQFTDEASIVLARLGATISALVGVELAIRGHLSPGGGFAAGVAGGTAISLVAITSSPEWMQKIYKRYLAADWEKITVLAFIVLSVVTLAGFELPHGELGGLFSGGAIPLLNILVAIKVALGSWAAILLFIRYRGLL, encoded by the coding sequence ATGAAATGGGTTTATATTTTAGCGGTTATTGCGATTTATATTAAGTTTTTAGTGATGCCGAATCCCGAAGGGGATTTACCCAGTTTGTCGATTGTGGAATCGATTATTAAAGATAGTAGAATTCCCAATGCGGTAACGGCAATTATTTTAAGAAATCGGCTCTACGATACGATTTTTGAAGTCATCGTTTTTACAATCTCAATTATGGGGGTTTATTACCTATTAGCGAATGAAAAACCCTATGCTAAAGTTCATCAATTTACCGATGAAGCTTCAATTGTTTTAGCGCGTTTGGGAGCAACAATTAGCGCGTTAGTTGGGGTGGAATTAGCAATTCGGGGTCATCTTAGTCCGGGGGGTGGTTTTGCAGCAGGAGTAGCGGGGGGAACTGCGATCAGTTTAGTAGCAATTACCTCTTCTCCTGAGTGGATGCAAAAGATTTATAAACGGTATTTAGCCGCAGATTGGGAGAAAATTACAGTTTTGGCTTTTATTGTATTATCGGTGGTTACTTTAGCAGGATTCGAGTTACCACACGGAGAGTTAGGAGGGCTTTTTAGTGGGGGTGCTATTCCATTATTAAATATTTTAGTAGCAATTAAAGTGGCGCTAGGATCGTGGGCGGCGATTCTGTTGTTTATTCGGTATCGAGGGTTATTGTAA
- a CDS encoding DUF4040 domain-containing protein, whose product MNDNYVVVIASLLPLAATMLVLEENPYHALVVRGILGAIAALFYTVLGAPDVALTEALVGTMLAITLYAVAVRSSLVVRLGVLEDWEKEAKEGEFSQLLEQFRTVFNKYHLRLELIFYQDEKALKQALIDKEVHAVCMNDDQPQAYHTLTRIQRLYQVMQTQLSLLDTRLTYFSLSESGEEQ is encoded by the coding sequence ATGAATGATAACTATGTTGTTGTGATCGCGTCTTTGCTCCCTTTAGCGGCGACGATGTTAGTGTTAGAGGAGAATCCTTATCATGCTTTGGTGGTGCGGGGGATTTTGGGGGCGATCGCAGCCTTATTTTACACCGTTTTAGGAGCGCCGGACGTCGCATTAACAGAAGCGTTAGTGGGGACAATGTTGGCAATTACCTTGTATGCGGTGGCGGTGCGTTCCTCGTTGGTCGTGCGTTTGGGGGTGTTGGAAGACTGGGAGAAGGAAGCCAAAGAAGGGGAATTTAGCCAACTATTAGAGCAGTTTAGAACGGTTTTTAATAAATATCATCTGCGTTTGGAGTTAATTTTTTATCAAGATGAGAAAGCCTTAAAGCAAGCGTTGATAGATAAAGAAGTTCATGCGGTTTGTATGAATGATGATCAACCGCAAGCGTATCACACCTTAACCCGAATTCAACGGCTTTATCAGGTGATGCAAACTCAATTGTCCTTGTTAGACACTCGTTTAACTTATTTTAGTTTATCAGAATCAGGGGAGGAACAGTAA
- a CDS encoding Na+/H+ antiporter subunit E codes for MIGYLNLILRLTIWFLLTANFTVTNIIIGVAIAFLIPGLRKSPTALQDWMRVLGEIVVAIPQAYLEAIEMIFRPHNEEEIIMERVKPQRTPGLIFLDIFLITFTPKTIVLKYHENGWFAVHRVQRRKLP; via the coding sequence ATGATTGGATATCTGAATCTAATATTACGGCTGACCATTTGGTTTCTGTTAACAGCGAATTTCACCGTCACCAATATTATTATTGGAGTGGCGATCGCTTTTTTAATACCAGGACTGCGTAAAAGTCCGACCGCTTTACAAGATTGGATGCGGGTTTTAGGCGAGATTGTGGTAGCAATTCCTCAAGCTTATTTGGAGGCGATCGAAATGATTTTTCGTCCCCATAACGAGGAAGAAATTATCATGGAACGGGTTAAACCACAACGCACCCCTGGACTGATCTTTTTAGACATTTTTCTGATTACCTTTACCCCAAAAACTATTGTGTTGAAATACCATGAAAACGGATGGTTTGCGGTTCATCGCGTGCAACGGAGGAAACTGCCATGA